GTCATTTTTGCCATACCCCAACGTTTCCTGCCACATGCGGTTCGCATAAATAATACGGCCGTCAAAGCCGACGACCTGAATCAGATCGTTACTATTCTCTAACAGATCTGCGTATTGCACTTTGCCCTCCGTGAGAACCACCCTGTTCAGAATGGAGAAAACCACAACCACGAGATGTGGCGTGGGGAGGTAAAAAAAACACTATATGTATATATAGCCACCTGTCAACACTACACTAATCTAAATAAAGGACACAATGAAAATCATCTAGACACTCATGATAACGCGCAAAGAGCTAATTTTATTCATTCGTTACAAAAGTGCAAGCACGGTTGCTCTTTATGTGATTTACACACAATAACATCGGCGAAACATCCGGCTAAAGAAGGCATTGACAGGAGTATACGAATCCACTAGGCTCAAACTCGACACGAACAAAGTTTGATAAACACAACGAAGATGGCTGCTGGGGGAGTGATTCACTGAGAGCTCTGTTAGATTGGAGCGACCCTTGGAACCTGATCCGGATTATACCGGCGTAGGGAAGCGACCTGACAACACCGTATGGTGTTCGACCGCGCCCTATCCGGCTGCGGTTTTTTTATGATTTCATCACTACAGACAACACCACAACACATCCCTTTGCGCGGCGTTTATTTAATCACCGATGACAGCCCGGAAAACGTTTTGCTTGAAAACGTTAAACTGGCGCTGCGCGGCGGCACACGCATTGTCCAATACCGAGACAAAATCCGTCCACTGAACGAGCAACAACAACTGGCAAAAAGACTCAGGACCCTGTGTCATGAGTTTCAAGCCCTGTTCATCATCAACGACAGCGCCCGCCTGGCTGCCGAGGTTTGTGCTGACGGTGTTCATCTCGGCCAGTCCGATGGTCATATTCGCGAAGCACGTCAACTGCTTGGCGACAAGGCCATCATCGGCGTGTCCACCCAAACCCTTGAGTTAGCCCGTCAGGCCGAGCAAGACGGAGCCGACTACATCGGTGTCGGCAGTGTCTACCCCACCGGCACCAAACAGGATGCCGTCCATATCGGACTTGATGATTTAAAAACCATTGCCACCGGCGTCTCGCTGCCCGTTGTCGCCATCGGCGGCATCACTGCCGCGCGTCTGCCTGATGTACTTGACGCCGGGGCCGACAGTGTCGCAGTTGTTTCCGCCATCATGTCCGATGCGCAGCCCGAGGTGGCCAGCCGAGAGCTGGCCCTGCAATTTCAGCGCAACCAGCCCCTGCCCCATGGTCGGGTACTGACCGTGGCCGGATCGGACAGCGGTGGCGGCGCCGGGATTCAGGCGGATCTCAAAGCCATCACCCTGCTCGGCAGTTACGGTAGCAGCGTGCTCACCGCCCTGACCGCCCAGAACACCCTTGGTGTCACGGCCATCCATGCTCCTCCGATTGACTTTGTCCAGCAACAACTGGACGCAGTTCTCTGCGATATCGGTACCGATATCATCAAAACCGGCATGCTTTACAGTGCCGAAATCATCGCCACCGTGGCCGAACGCTTTCGCAGTTACGGCGCCCTGTGCGTCATCGATCCGGTGATGATCGCCAAGGGCGGCTCGGCTCTGTTACAGCAAGAGGCGATTGACACGTTTATCCGCGATCTGCTCCCTCAGGCTTATCTGCTGACCCCCAACATCCCCGAAGCAGAAACGCTGACCGGGCTATCGATTGCCACGGTCTCGGACATGGAGCAGGCGGCCAAAGCCCTGCAAACCATGGGTGCGCGCAATGTCCTGATCAAAGGCGGTCACCTGGAAGGGGATCCGATCGATCTACTCCAATACGGCACCACCACCATCACCCTGCCGGGCAAACGGCTCGACACGCCGCACACCCACGGCACCGGCTGCACCACCGCCTCGGTTATTGCCACATTGCTGGCTCAGGGCGTTTCATTACCGCAGGCCGTGACCCAGGCCAAACAATTTATTACCAACGCCATTGCCGACGCGCCGCACATCGGCCACGGACATGGCCCGGTAAATCATTATACGGCTGCATTGACCCTCGTTGGTGATCGTTGAACCAACGCCATTTATGTGAGGACACCACTATGACTCTTATGGAATCCGCCCGTCAGGGCATCATTACAGACACGCTGCGCCAGGCTGCCGAGATTGAAGGCGTTGATGCCGAATGGCTGCGCGCCCGCGTCGCCGAAGGCACCGCCTGCATCTGCCATAATGTGAAACGCAAAAACGGCAAGCCTCTTGCCGTCGGCAAAGGCATGAGCACCAAAGTCAACGCCAATATCGGCACCAGCAAAGACGACACCAGCATCGATAATGAGATGGAAAAAGCGCGCGTCGCGGTTGCCGCCGGAGCCCACGCTCTGATGGACCTGTCCACCGGTGGTCCCATTGACGAAATACGCGCCGCCATCATTGCCGAAACCGACGCCTGTATCGGCAGCGTTCCGTTGTACCAGGCCGCGGTTGACACCATTGCCAAAAAGAAAAAAGCCATGGTCCAGATGACCGTGGATGAAATTTTTGACGGCATCAAGAAGCACCTTGATGATGGTGTTGATTTCATCACCGTTCACTGCGGCGTCACCCAGATTACCCTGGACCGCATGGACCGCGAGGGGCGCATGATGGATGTTGTCTCGCGTGGTGGTTCGTTCACGGCCAAGTGGATGGCGTTCAACAAAGCGGAAAACCCGCTGTATGAGCATTTTGATCGTCTGCTTGAGCTGGTACGCCCCTACGATGCCGTGCTGTCTCTCGGCGACGGTTTTCGCCCCGGCTGCCTGCACGATGCAACAGACCGTGCCCAAATTCAGGAGCTGCTGATCCTCGGCGAGTTGACCAACCGCGCCTGGGATGCCGGCATTCAGGTGATGATCGAAGGTCCCGGCCATGTGCCTCTGGATCAGGTCAAAGCCAACATCGAGCTGCAGAAGCAGGTCTGTCACGGCGCACCGTTTTACGTCCTCGGCCCCCTGGTCACCGACCTCGCTGCCGGTTACGACCACATCACCTGTGCCATTGGTGGTGCCCTTGCCGCCTCCTCAGGTGCCGACTTTCTGTGTTATGTCACCCCCAGCGAGCACCTGTGCCTGCCCAACGTTCAGGATGTTCATGAAGGGGTCATTGCCAGCCGCATTGCCGCCCACGCGGCAGATATCGTCAAGCAGGTTCCCGGCGCGATTGAAAAAGACCACGCCATGGCTCAGGCACGTAAGGATCTTGATTGGGAAAAACAGTTTGAGCTGTCACTCGATCCGGTGAAAGCCCGTGAACGCCGTGAGTCCAACAAGGCCGCCGACGAGCACGGTGCCTGCACCATGTGCGGCGATCTGTGCGCCGTCAAAGTGATGGACGAGCGCCGCGAAGAGCTGGACAAACAGGCCAGCTAATTCACTGTTTCTTGTTTTGTCCACACGACACAAAACCGTGTCGGTATCACACCACAAAGCCCCTGACGCCATCAAGCGACAGGGGCTTTTTTTGTTCTCCAAAACACCGGCCCCGGAGTTTTAAATCAACGCTCTGTTATCACGCCCCGCTCTTTAAACGTTGTTGAGACGACTCGCGGGAGCCTTCTTTGCCCAGTACACCAACACCAGTTGCGATACTGGTGCCGAAAAGCTGATTGAGAACGCTCTTTCTCATGGGCGTTACTTTTTGCCGCAACAGACCGCCTTGAACAACAGATGGCCCAACACACCTTTGACATTCAGCTTCGAAACGGATGTGCTGCGAGCTGTTGATCGTGGCGCTGGGATGGGCCGGGATTTATGGTCACGATGATGCAAATTGCGCTGAATCAGATAGTCGGCCCCCTGATAATACGCTTCGGCAAGCTCAACATCTGCGGCGTGCGGATCGCCCGGTTCAAGAGATTCACTGTGCCAGGGATCGTCAATCTGCGAGATCACCTGTTGCGGCTCAAGAATCACCAGCCGGTTATTGTGGTAAAGTCCCAATTTCTGATAGTTGCCGATAAGGGCTCGCGGCTGATATCCCGGCGCCAGAACATCTTCGCCAAAAAAGTGACTGGTATAGTCGATCCCCAGCAAACCGAGCAGGGTCGGAGCCAGATCGATCTGGCTGGCAATCTTCGTGTAACGTGCCGCGGCAATGTGGTTCGGCGCATAAATAAACAGCGGGATATGGTAACGGGCGACGGGCAAACCAACCTTGCCGGCACTTCCGGCACAGTGATCGGCAACCACAACGAAGATGGTATTTTCAAACCAATCGTGATGACGGGCATTGCGGAAAAAGTTTTCCAGAGCATAATCCGTATAGCGCACCGCCCCTTCACGCCCCGTGCCCGAAGGGATATCAATTTTCCCATCGGGATAGGTATAAGGACGATGATTACTGGTGGTCATCAAGTGGAAGAAAAAAGGACGATGCTCGCCGGACACCTTATCCGCTTGTTGGAGGGTTTTGGCATAGAGGTCTTCATCACACACACCCCAGGCATTTTTAAAGGTGATTTCATTGTCCGAAAAATCCCCTTCGTCAACAATTCGGTAACCATTACCGGAAAAAAAAGCATTCATATTGTCAAAGAAACCGCGGCCACCATACAAAAACGCGGTGTCGTAACCATGCTGTTTCAGCACACCGCCGAGGCTGTAAAAAGGACCGTTATCGGGTCGCTTGACCAAGGAACGCCCTGGCGTCGGCGGCAGCGACAGGGTAATGGCTTCGAGCCCGCGGGCGGTGCGGGTGCCGGTCGCATAGAGATTGGTAAAGAACAAACTTTGGGTCGCCAACCGGTCCAGAAACGGGGTCCGCCCCAGGTAGTGGGAGGAAGAATCCGGCAGATGATCAAGATATTTTGCACTGAGGCTTTCCACGGTCACCAGAATCACATTGAGAGGCTGGGCTTGCCCGTCACCATCAACCGTTCGGGTAATATCGTACAGATTGTGCGCCGGTGAGGTGGCATGTAATTGCCGACGTAACTGTCGTGACAGGGCCTTGTCGTCGCCAAGGTGGTAAAACGTTCGGTAGTTGAGAGTATTGTTACGAAAAGCCGCCACAAACTGATACGGCCCGTTGGTGGCAAGTTCATTGACATAGTTATTGGTCGAACGTTTGAGGAGCCCATGCGGCAAGGCGACCCCGGCAATAAGAGCCAGAATCACCAAGCCCGAAAACCGGGTGATGCGGTGGCTGACGGGTTCCGTCGCGGTTAAGGAGCATGTCAATGCAGCGGACAGCACTTTAAACAGAATCAACGAGGCAACCACCAAATACAGAATGATAATCGCCATCGGATAAGATTCATAGATGTTCTGCGTCACTTCACGACGATAAATCAGATAATCGACGGCAATGAAGTTAAAACGGGTGGAAAACTCCTGCCAGAAAAGCACTTCCGCCGCAACCACAAACGCCAGCCCTGTCATGCTGAAGAACACGACCAGACGGCTGAGCAGAGTGAGTGGGCGCGACGCCAACAAACGTTGCGGGATCACCAGCAACAGCAAAGCCGCAGGCAGAATGGCAAAGAGCGAAAAAGCCAGATCCTGTACGAGACCACCGCCAAAAATCAACAGCAAGGTCACTGGCGATTTAGGGATATCCACCCAACTGACCCAGGTCAGATAGAGGCGTAACAGAAAAAATACCACCAACAGAAGTTGCAACAACCGGGTTAACAGGACAAAACGGCTATTGTAGCGAGGGAAAGGGAAAAATTTCAGCAAGAACGCCACAGCAAAAAACTCCTTCGCAAAAAATGCGTTATCAACAGCACATTACGCATGACAGAGATAAACAAACCGTCATTTTGTTGAGCAAAAACAAAGCCAAGAGTCAACACGCTGAAAAGACGAGTTTTTTCCTAAGAAGCCTCCATAAATTGTACAAATTTTTTAACGCAGACAACGCGATTCAGAAGAGATCGTAGAGTTTTTTGAACATATGAGATCTGTCTGTGGCGAGGGCATCGATGTGTTGGACGAATACGACGAAATGCTGACCAAGCAGCCCTGCTAAATTTTCGCACGGTGTCCTCTAAAAGACAAAAGCCCCTCCTGCAATCACTGCAGAAGGGGCTTTTGTCGTGAGAATTTGAGTTTGTTATGATCGGTTCAGGCACTCACCACAGATCATCCGTTCAGGATGGTTTTGCAAAAGATCGAAATTAAGCGGCTGCTCGCAGCGTAGACAGCGGCCAAAGCTTTCACTGTCAACGCGGGCCAAGGCACTTCGCAAACGAAAACTGCGCAGCAGATCGCCGCGCGACAACTGTCCCTGCCGGGCCTGGCGTTCAAAGCACGTCAACTGTGCTTCAATCCTCCGCTTAATCCGTTGCCTCTGTGATTTATTCATGGAGAGTGCCAGTGAGACTAAAACCAGCGGAGACCATCATCTCGGACAACAGCCCTTGTTGTTTGCTCAAAGAGTCCATGTTTTTCTCCTTGCGTTATTGTTGATATTGCCCCCGCGTTTTTTCCACCTGTTCAGCGTAATACGCCAACACCGAGCGCCGCGACAACATGTACAGCACCCGATCGGGCTGCGCACTGTTAACCACGGGGATCTCTTCGAGGTTGCGCGAGGTAATTTTTTTCATCACCTCTGTCAGCGCTTCATTCGGTGTCGCATAAATCACCTGGCGTGTTGCCATATCCCCGGCAACCACCAGTCCGGGTGGAATCTCTTCGTTGAGAATACGGCGAATATCGTTAAGGGAAAAGATTCCCAACATACGGTCATCGTCATCAACCACCGGAAAATAAGCACTTTTTGCCGTCGAAATCGCCTGCAGCACATCCGGCAGGGTCATACCGACAGGAATCAAGGTGGCTTCACGTCCTTTACTTTCCAGCTCCCCGACACGCGCCCCTTCAAGGACATCAATGACGAAATCACCAAAATGCGCCGGGGAATCAATCCGACCATTGACCTGCTTCTCATAGATCCCATTACGGCGCATGGCGATCATCGCCACCACGCATACCAGCATTAAGGGCGCCAGCAAACCGTAATTACCGGTCAGCTCGCTGACCATAATCAACGTGGCAATCGGCGCATTGGCCACCCCGGCAAAAAAAACAGCCATCCCCACCAGCACGTAGGCCTGAGGGTCCTGCGTCAATGCCGGAAACAACTGTTCCGCCAAGGCACCAAACGCACCACCCAACATGGCCCCAATCACCAGACTGGGTGCAAACACCCCACCCGACCCTCCGGAAGAGATGGTCAGACTGGTCGCAACAATCTTGGCAACGGCCACAACCAACATGACCGACAGAGCCATCTTTCCGTACAGGGCAGCCTGCACCCAACCATAACCGGAACCCAACACTTGGGGAACCATCATGGCCAGACCACCGAGCAACAGACCACCCAGTGCCGGCTTCAGCCAGGCCGGACACCTCAATCGTTTGAAATAGTCGCGTAAGCCGTAGAAAACCTTAACATAGCCCGCTCCAAACAACGCACAGACCAGGCCGAGGGCACAATACAGAATCAATTCCCCTGGATGCTCAAATTTAAAGTGCGGTGTTGCCAGTAATGGCTCCCAGCCAGTGACGGCACCAAACAGGGAATAGGCCGTGATCGACGCGATGATCGACGGGATCAGCCCTTCATGTTCGAATTCGGGATCGCGGTAAAGCACTTCAACGGCGAACAGGGCGCCCCCAAGAGGTGAACGAAAGGTGGCGCCAATCCCTCCGGCCATACCGGCCAGCAGCAGAATACGTCGGGTCGACACCGTCAACCCGAGCCGCGTGGCAACAAACGAGCCGAATCCGGCTCCGATCTGAGCAATGGGGCCCTCGCGTCCGGCCGAACCTCCCGTACCGATGGTGGCAATAGAGGCCAATGTTTTAACCAACGGGACCCGGCCACGAATCTGACCACCGCGACGATGAAACGCTTCCAAAGCGCCATCGGTGCCGTGCCCTTCCGCCTCCGGTGCATAACGATAAACCAGCCAGCCACTGATCAGTCCGCCAACCATCGGCATCAAATACAACAGCCAGGAGACATCCATCTGCAGCGTATTGACAGGCCTCATCTCTTGAGTGGCCAGATGCCCTTCAATGGGAGGATGAAAATGCGCCGTCTGGCCGAGAAGGTAATGATCGACGGCATTGGTGGCAAAATAAAACGCCAGGGCACCACAACCGGCCACCGCCCCCACCAGCGCCGACAGCAGCAATAGGCGAAAGCCGGTACCACCTTGAACCGTTCGCAGCCAATGGCGGACTGTATCTGACAGGGAGGGAAAAGACATCGGCACCCCATTTCATCGCAAAAGAAAAACATCAAAAAATGACTACCGCTGCCGAAAAGGTGCATGAGAGCAATCCAGCAACATTAAAACTATTAAAACAAATCGAGATCAACTCTCACAACCTTTTTCCCAATCCGTTGCCGTCCTCCCCTGCCAAACAGGCACAAAAAAAGCCCCGTACATCAAGTACGGGGCCAAAACGAAAGGGTTAGTGGTTAAGCTGTTATGTTGATTCGTTGCCCTTTGCCGGTGAAAGCGGCCATTTCGGATTGCGCACTCTCATCGACCTTCAATTGACTGGTCCCTTCAATCGATTTTTCCAGAACCTCGATCGCCAGCTTGGGCTGATCGTTGGCCCGATTCAGTATCGCCAGACCGCCGGTGGCGTTATTTGTTGCGTTGACATCCATGACACCCCTCCTGACTCCAACGCTGTTTTGCCGTTGTTAGAAAAAGAGTACCCCCGGAAAAGCCCTTTGTCAAAGGGCGAAGGCGACAAAACCGGCAAGCCTCTGCAATTACTTAATAAAAAAAACAGTAAAAATTAGCGACTGCGCAATTTGGACAACAGTCGCAAAATTTCCAGA
The nucleotide sequence above comes from Desulfuromonas acetoxidans DSM 684. Encoded proteins:
- the thiD gene encoding bifunctional hydroxymethylpyrimidine kinase/phosphomethylpyrimidine kinase is translated as MISSLQTTPQHIPLRGVYLITDDSPENVLLENVKLALRGGTRIVQYRDKIRPLNEQQQLAKRLRTLCHEFQALFIINDSARLAAEVCADGVHLGQSDGHIREARQLLGDKAIIGVSTQTLELARQAEQDGADYIGVGSVYPTGTKQDAVHIGLDDLKTIATGVSLPVVAIGGITAARLPDVLDAGADSVAVVSAIMSDAQPEVASRELALQFQRNQPLPHGRVLTVAGSDSGGGAGIQADLKAITLLGSYGSSVLTALTAQNTLGVTAIHAPPIDFVQQQLDAVLCDIGTDIIKTGMLYSAEIIATVAERFRSYGALCVIDPVMIAKGGSALLQQEAIDTFIRDLLPQAYLLTPNIPEAETLTGLSIATVSDMEQAAKALQTMGARNVLIKGGHLEGDPIDLLQYGTTTITLPGKRLDTPHTHGTGCTTASVIATLLAQGVSLPQAVTQAKQFITNAIADAPHIGHGHGPVNHYTAALTLVGDR
- a CDS encoding LTA synthase family protein, with the translated sequence MAFLLKFFPFPRYNSRFVLLTRLLQLLLVVFFLLRLYLTWVSWVDIPKSPVTLLLIFGGGLVQDLAFSLFAILPAALLLLVIPQRLLASRPLTLLSRLVVFFSMTGLAFVVAAEVLFWQEFSTRFNFIAVDYLIYRREVTQNIYESYPMAIIILYLVVASLILFKVLSAALTCSLTATEPVSHRITRFSGLVILALIAGVALPHGLLKRSTNNYVNELATNGPYQFVAAFRNNTLNYRTFYHLGDDKALSRQLRRQLHATSPAHNLYDITRTVDGDGQAQPLNVILVTVESLSAKYLDHLPDSSSHYLGRTPFLDRLATQSLFFTNLYATGTRTARGLEAITLSLPPTPGRSLVKRPDNGPFYSLGGVLKQHGYDTAFLYGGRGFFDNMNAFFSGNGYRIVDEGDFSDNEITFKNAWGVCDEDLYAKTLQQADKVSGEHRPFFFHLMTTSNHRPYTYPDGKIDIPSGTGREGAVRYTDYALENFFRNARHHDWFENTIFVVVADHCAGSAGKVGLPVARYHIPLFIYAPNHIAAARYTKIASQIDLAPTLLGLLGIDYTSHFFGEDVLAPGYQPRALIGNYQKLGLYHNNRLVILEPQQVISQIDDPWHSESLEPGDPHAADVELAEAYYQGADYLIQRNLHHRDHKSRPIPAPRSTARSTSVSKLNVKGVLGHLLFKAVCCGKK
- a CDS encoding chloride channel protein, with product MSFPSLSDTVRHWLRTVQGGTGFRLLLLSALVGAVAGCGALAFYFATNAVDHYLLGQTAHFHPPIEGHLATQEMRPVNTLQMDVSWLLYLMPMVGGLISGWLVYRYAPEAEGHGTDGALEAFHRRGGQIRGRVPLVKTLASIATIGTGGSAGREGPIAQIGAGFGSFVATRLGLTVSTRRILLLAGMAGGIGATFRSPLGGALFAVEVLYRDPEFEHEGLIPSIIASITAYSLFGAVTGWEPLLATPHFKFEHPGELILYCALGLVCALFGAGYVKVFYGLRDYFKRLRCPAWLKPALGGLLLGGLAMMVPQVLGSGYGWVQAALYGKMALSVMLVVAVAKIVATSLTISSGGSGGVFAPSLVIGAMLGGAFGALAEQLFPALTQDPQAYVLVGMAVFFAGVANAPIATLIMVSELTGNYGLLAPLMLVCVVAMIAMRRNGIYEKQVNGRIDSPAHFGDFVIDVLEGARVGELESKGREATLIPVGMTLPDVLQAISTAKSAYFPVVDDDDRMLGIFSLNDIRRILNEEIPPGLVVAGDMATRQVIYATPNEALTEVMKKITSRNLEEIPVVNSAQPDRVLYMLSRRSVLAYYAEQVEKTRGQYQQ
- the thiC gene encoding phosphomethylpyrimidine synthase ThiC, producing the protein MTLMESARQGIITDTLRQAAEIEGVDAEWLRARVAEGTACICHNVKRKNGKPLAVGKGMSTKVNANIGTSKDDTSIDNEMEKARVAVAAGAHALMDLSTGGPIDEIRAAIIAETDACIGSVPLYQAAVDTIAKKKKAMVQMTVDEIFDGIKKHLDDGVDFITVHCGVTQITLDRMDREGRMMDVVSRGGSFTAKWMAFNKAENPLYEHFDRLLELVRPYDAVLSLGDGFRPGCLHDATDRAQIQELLILGELTNRAWDAGIQVMIEGPGHVPLDQVKANIELQKQVCHGAPFYVLGPLVTDLAAGYDHITCAIGGALAASSGADFLCYVTPSEHLCLPNVQDVHEGVIASRIAAHAADIVKQVPGAIEKDHAMAQARKDLDWEKQFELSLDPVKARERRESNKAADEHGACTMCGDLCAVKVMDERREELDKQAS